From Candidatus Omnitrophota bacterium:
TCTACAAGAAGAACGAGAAGGGCATCGCCACCAACGAGATCGAGGCCTATAACCTCAGCCAGGGGATAGAAGTGCGCTCGGCCGACGTCGCCAAGATAACCGCCGTGTCGCGCGAATCGACGGGCTTGATCGAGCAGGACATACGGTTCGTTTCGCACCCGCCGCAGTATTTTTACACCAAGCTGGCCGAGCTGAAGCTCGAGATGCTCGGCGCGGCCTCGGCGGACGCGAAGAAACGGGCCGAACAGATCGCCTCGGCGTCCGGCAACAGGGTCGGCAGGATACGCTCGGCCGATATGGGCGTCTTCCAGATAACGCCGGTCAATTCGACCGAGGTCTCGGACTGGGGCAGCAACGACACCTCATCGCTCGAGAAGAAGGT
This genomic window contains:
- a CDS encoding SIMPL domain-containing protein (The SIMPL domain is named for its presence in mouse protein SIMPL (signalling molecule that associates with mouse pelle-like kinase). Bacterial member BP26, from Brucella, was shown to assemble into a channel-like structure, while YggE from E. coli has been associated with resistance to oxidative stress.) yields the protein MGKYVIFGVCFLAASVGSAVILTNGMVKFKKASAEVINVTGSAEKRITSDYAVWTAEFSARDPQMKAAFARLKEDTAKVRAYLASKGITEGEMIVSQVETAVIYKKNEKGIATNEIEAYNLSQGIEVRSADVAKITAVSRESTGLIEQDIRFVSHPPQYFYTKLAELKLEMLGAASADAKKRAEQIASASGNRVGRIRSADMGVFQITPVNSTEVSDWGSNDTSSLEKKVFAVVHADFAITE